CCATCTGCTAATAATTCTTGAATTTCCAATTGGAACTGCCCATAAATGTCCTGCATTTCCTTTACATGTTCAATGTAATCTTGTGGAGAACGCTCGATTATATATTCATCCTCAGACTGAACTTGATGGGCAATCACGTACTCGTGCATATACTTATGAGCGGTTTCAAGGTTATTCCCTGAGCGGACATTTCTAAAAAAATCTTCCACGATCTCTTTTGGCTTTTTCATGAAATCCACGCCTTCCTTCATTCTTACCTTACACCTTGAGCAGATAATTTCAAGATAAACAATTCAAAAAGTAGCTCTTTATCCATCTTGCCGGTTTTCATTTTAACATCATTTTCAACAAGCTCATCATATATTTCTTCCAGACGTTCCAACTCAAACCGCCTCACTTGCTGCAGTGCTAATTTGACACGATAAGGATGAATTTTTAGTGTATCTGCAATATTGGCTTGTTGATATCCAAGCTTTGCTAGTATTTTTGTTTGTAAAAATAAACGGATTTGGTTCAATAAAATCGCATTCAGCTTGATCGTTTCCTCCCCTTGAAGTAAAAGATCTTCATAGAGCTGTATTGCCTTTTCTCCATTGCCTGATAGGACTTCATTCGTTAAATCGAACACATTGTGCTCCAAGGATTTCGGCACTAATTCTTTTACTGCATGAAGAGAAATAACTTTATCTTCTGAAGAAAAAAGAAATAACTTTTGCAGTTCACCCATTACTTTAGACAAATTCAAGTCTGTCAATTGCAATAATAGATCAAAAGCCTCGGGGCGAATATCATACCCTTCGCTTTGAATGGTTTGCTCGATATAATGACGTACTTCACGTTCGCCCATCGGATTGACATCGATGACGGCTGCTTGTTTCTTCAATGATTTAGTGATTTTTTTTCGTTCATCCAATTTTTCAACACTTGCATTAAATACCAGAATAGTCGTAGGCGACGGTTCTTCAAGATAGTTCAATAAACTATCGATATCATGATCAAGACCCGTTGTTTTTCTTTCAGCTGTTAAAAAATAAGGGTTTTCTATAAATACTAAACGATAGTCACCAAAAAATGGAATTGTTTCAGCTTCTTCGATCGCGGTTGATAAAGGAACCTCTTCCATATCAAAGGAAGAATAATTAAATTGATCATCTTCTGTTTTAATCAATTGATTCATTAATTCTGTTTTAAATAGCTCGCTTAAGTATCCTTCTGTTCCCTGAACTAGATAAACAGAAGCAAACTGTTGTTGGCGAACCTGCTGCAATGCTGCTTGTAAGTTCATAATTCCCCTCATTTCTCTTATCCATCCTATCACGACAATTCATGAAATGCTAGTCTTGTTTGATCATCGTTTATACGGGAGACATTTTTGACCAAGGTGTCCACTCATAGTATGCCATACCTTCTTGATCTGTTTGTAAGATCGTTACATTTTTCTTCTGTAGCGTTTCTTTGGTTTCATCATGAGGATGTTTGAAACGATTATTGCGTCCACATGAAATGATTGCTTCAATAGGAGAGGTTTGTTTGATA
This sequence is a window from Enterococcus wangshanyuanii. Protein-coding genes within it:
- a CDS encoding ester cyclase — its product is MKKPKEIVEDFFRNVRSGNNLETAHKYMHEYVIAHQVQSEDEYIIERSPQDYIEHVKEMQDIYGQFQLEIQELLADGNRVYIRWKQVGTTSDGKQVIQIASAVYLVESEKISEYWIQIDRKGLELQK
- the holA gene encoding DNA polymerase III subunit delta; amino-acid sequence: MNLQAALQQVRQQQFASVYLVQGTEGYLSELFKTELMNQLIKTEDDQFNYSSFDMEEVPLSTAIEEAETIPFFGDYRLVFIENPYFLTAERKTTGLDHDIDSLLNYLEEPSPTTILVFNASVEKLDERKKITKSLKKQAAVIDVNPMGEREVRHYIEQTIQSEGYDIRPEAFDLLLQLTDLNLSKVMGELQKLFLFSSEDKVISLHAVKELVPKSLEHNVFDLTNEVLSGNGEKAIQLYEDLLLQGEETIKLNAILLNQIRLFLQTKILAKLGYQQANIADTLKIHPYRVKLALQQVRRFELERLEEIYDELVENDVKMKTGKMDKELLFELFILKLSAQGVR